In Aristaeella hokkaidonensis, the following are encoded in one genomic region:
- a CDS encoding radical SAM protein, translating into MEPEEKIAKLWGKQQIKHTDTYRLMRYVMRVDHEGNVLLYNVITSQLAVLEGEEVDIINSLPVKYIPGMEQLVDNHFLVPESYDEHQQVVNMRCIFRKLEEAQVSKDITKYTILPTTACNARCYYCFEQGAKTTKMSKEIADSVVEFIASHCGEKKFVRITWFGGEPTVASDRIDQITEGLRLRGIKYLSQMVTNGYLFDEGLVQKAKEKWNLEYLQICFDGLEERHNATKSFVNVRDNPYQRILRNIGLLLDSGIRVGMRMNFDKANYQDFGGLVKEAKLRFGDNPNLSVYAFPVIGEYADKEGNVLHGSEEWFIDKIVELNNMSREAGLYHSVKQLPHFRYHCCDAENDSTVTITPDGSLVRCCERFDDTETTGTVTEGITDENRAGAWKISADHPKCRDCTFFPDCYRIEKCPAKDRCLFLPESYRKYTDTIISLFSSGKNLSNKKEDDCNVF; encoded by the coding sequence GTGGAACCTGAAGAAAAAATTGCAAAACTCTGGGGGAAACAACAGATCAAGCATACGGACACCTACCGGCTGATGCGGTATGTTATGCGGGTCGATCATGAGGGCAATGTGTTGCTATACAATGTCATCACAAGCCAGCTCGCAGTACTTGAAGGAGAAGAGGTTGATATCATCAATAGTCTTCCTGTCAAGTATATACCAGGAATGGAGCAACTTGTTGATAATCATTTTCTGGTCCCTGAATCATATGATGAGCATCAGCAGGTTGTGAATATGAGATGCATATTCCGTAAGTTGGAAGAAGCTCAGGTTTCAAAAGACATTACGAAATATACCATCCTACCGACTACTGCATGTAACGCTAGATGCTATTACTGTTTCGAGCAAGGAGCAAAAACGACAAAGATGTCGAAAGAAATTGCCGATTCAGTTGTCGAGTTTATTGCGTCACATTGTGGAGAAAAGAAATTTGTCCGTATCACGTGGTTTGGTGGTGAACCTACAGTTGCTTCTGATAGAATTGACCAGATTACAGAGGGATTGAGGCTTCGTGGAATAAAGTATCTTTCACAAATGGTAACGAATGGATATCTGTTTGATGAAGGACTTGTTCAGAAGGCAAAGGAAAAATGGAATCTGGAATACCTACAGATATGCTTCGATGGGCTGGAAGAGAGGCATAATGCAACAAAGAGTTTTGTAAATGTGCGTGATAATCCTTATCAGCGTATTCTCAGAAATATCGGATTGCTACTAGATAGTGGCATTCGAGTCGGAATGCGAATGAATTTTGATAAGGCAAATTATCAGGATTTCGGTGGACTTGTAAAAGAGGCAAAACTCCGATTTGGAGACAATCCGAACTTGTCTGTGTATGCATTCCCGGTTATTGGGGAATATGCTGACAAAGAAGGTAATGTACTTCATGGGAGTGAAGAATGGTTCATAGACAAAATTGTGGAATTGAATAATATGTCCCGGGAAGCTGGGTTATATCATTCGGTGAAGCAATTGCCCCATTTTCGGTATCATTGCTGTGATGCAGAGAATGATTCCACCGTTACGATCACACCAGATGGCTCATTAGTCAGATGCTGTGAACGTTTTGATGATACAGAAACCACGGGAACGGTAACTGAAGGAATAACAGATGAAAACCGCGCAGGAGCCTGGAAAATAAGTGCGGATCACCCCAAATGCAGGGATTGCACATTTTTCCCGGATTGTTACAGAATAGAAAAGTGTCCTGCTAAAGATCGTTGTTTATTCCTTCCTGAATCGTATCGCAAATATACAGATACGATAATAAGTTTGTTTTCCTCAGGTAAAAACCTGAGTAATAAAAAGGAGGATGATTGTAATGTATTTTGA
- a CDS encoding response regulator: MKKSLIILGNILIILAVLAAVFLDVSSEQQWRMETKREDFENMTAAMESVTANYLLGEQQVCNAWARYINASDLTAEEAISFLGKSVNRPQVMAHILYEENGELVGLSTEAHKKDPGDYTVSYKNIDILEEEYGMLMSEDSVVKVTRAYTNPVNAIQSIAFCCNVKIRDEETGENKDAVILRIIPISAFEQRWAFPTEDYQDAVISLIDADGDYIIRGKSFKNSNFYEFYQSYNTFTAASVNELRAVVGGEPGSVEMINSQDQECLIGHTRVNYTDNWIIVTMIPMRELKEHESNWTLIGIIVAGLLLLLIFNLHSVMNLNRQLKAAAVAADQANRAKTDFLSTMSHDIRTPMNAIIGLTTIAGKNTEDQVTVKESLRKINLASNHLLTLINDILDISKVESGKLNLSPVTFSIVECAENLVNISQPMVKEKNIDFNFRVSHFKHEYLYADQLRINQIFINILSNAVKYTEPGGTVDVDIREEKGETDKTVKITYVVADTGIGMTPEYMQHMYDPFTRQTDSRVNTIQGTGLGLSITKKMIDLMNGTIDCESEVGKGTTFTVKLEIAVADKTEEEMKLPPVNVLIADDDDVLRQTAADTLRSIGVEADTAAGGMEAVQKVQDGAQYQVVLLDLKMPDMDGIETARKIREKMGDKVPIVLISAYDWSDMEEAAKEAGVNGFISKPLFRSTLYNKLSEVLGNERENNGTEDENADIAGMHILVTEDNDINWEIISMLLQMQGVETERAVNGLEAVERMKNARKGEFDLIFMDIQMPVMNGIEATKQIRALEDPWARQIPIIAMTADAFSENVAECFEAGMNGHIAKPIDMKIVLKEIRRIKEENRA, translated from the coding sequence ATGAAGAAAAGCTTGATCATCCTTGGGAATATCCTGATTATCCTGGCGGTGCTGGCGGCTGTGTTCCTGGACGTGAGCAGCGAGCAGCAGTGGCGGATGGAAACCAAGCGGGAAGACTTTGAGAATATGACAGCCGCCATGGAAAGCGTGACGGCAAACTACCTGCTGGGAGAACAGCAGGTGTGTAACGCCTGGGCACGGTACATTAACGCATCAGATCTCACAGCGGAGGAAGCCATCTCCTTCCTGGGAAAGAGCGTGAACAGACCGCAGGTGATGGCCCACATCCTGTATGAGGAGAACGGGGAACTGGTGGGCCTTTCCACGGAAGCGCATAAAAAGGATCCCGGGGATTATACCGTATCGTATAAGAACATCGACATTCTGGAAGAAGAATACGGGATGCTGATGAGCGAGGACAGCGTGGTAAAGGTGACGAGAGCCTATACCAACCCGGTGAACGCGATCCAGTCCATCGCCTTCTGCTGTAACGTGAAGATCCGGGATGAAGAGACCGGGGAGAACAAGGACGCCGTGATCCTCCGGATTATCCCGATCTCCGCCTTTGAACAGCGGTGGGCCTTCCCGACAGAGGATTACCAGGATGCGGTGATCTCCCTGATCGATGCGGACGGGGATTATATTATCCGGGGGAAATCCTTCAAGAACTCAAACTTCTATGAGTTTTACCAGTCCTACAACACTTTTACTGCCGCCAGCGTGAACGAGCTGCGGGCGGTCGTCGGGGGAGAACCCGGAAGTGTGGAGATGATAAACTCCCAGGACCAGGAATGCCTGATTGGCCACACGCGGGTGAACTACACAGACAACTGGATCATCGTGACGATGATCCCGATGCGGGAACTGAAGGAGCATGAAAGCAACTGGACGCTGATCGGGATTATCGTGGCGGGCCTGCTGCTGCTCCTCATATTCAACCTGCACAGCGTGATGAACCTGAACCGCCAGCTGAAGGCGGCGGCTGTGGCCGCGGACCAGGCGAACCGGGCCAAGACAGACTTCCTGTCCACCATGTCCCATGATATCCGGACGCCCATGAACGCGATCATCGGGCTTACGACGATCGCGGGGAAGAACACGGAAGACCAGGTGACGGTCAAGGAAAGCCTGCGGAAGATCAACCTGGCCAGCAACCACCTGTTGACGCTGATCAACGACATCCTGGACATCTCCAAGGTGGAGAGCGGCAAACTGAACCTGAGTCCGGTGACCTTCTCCATTGTGGAATGCGCGGAGAACCTGGTGAACATTTCCCAGCCGATGGTGAAGGAAAAGAACATCGACTTCAACTTCCGGGTCAGCCACTTTAAGCATGAATACCTGTACGCGGACCAGCTGCGTATCAACCAGATCTTCATCAACATCCTGTCCAATGCCGTGAAGTATACGGAGCCGGGCGGGACGGTGGACGTGGATATCCGGGAAGAGAAGGGCGAAACGGACAAGACCGTAAAGATTACCTATGTGGTGGCGGATACCGGCATCGGGATGACGCCGGAATACATGCAGCATATGTATGATCCCTTCACCCGCCAGACGGACAGCCGGGTGAACACCATCCAGGGAACGGGCCTGGGACTGTCCATCACCAAGAAGATGATTGACCTGATGAACGGCACCATTGACTGTGAGAGTGAGGTCGGTAAGGGAACAACCTTCACGGTGAAACTGGAGATCGCGGTGGCGGACAAGACAGAGGAAGAAATGAAGCTTCCGCCGGTGAACGTGCTGATCGCGGATGACGACGACGTGCTCCGGCAGACGGCCGCAGATACCCTGCGGTCCATCGGGGTGGAAGCGGATACCGCGGCGGGCGGCATGGAAGCGGTACAGAAGGTCCAGGACGGGGCCCAGTACCAGGTGGTGCTGCTGGATCTGAAGATGCCGGATATGGACGGCATTGAGACGGCCCGGAAGATCCGGGAAAAGATGGGCGACAAGGTTCCGATCGTGCTGATTTCCGCCTATGACTGGAGTGATATGGAAGAGGCGGCGAAGGAAGCCGGGGTGAACGGGTTTATCAGCAAGCCGCTGTTCCGCTCCACCCTGTACAACAAGCTGAGTGAGGTACTGGGCAATGAGCGGGAGAACAACGGTACAGAGGATGAAAATGCGGATATTGCCGGCATGCATATCCTGGTGACAGAGGATAATGACATCAACTGGGAGATTATCTCCATGCTCCTGCAGATGCAGGGCGTAGAGACCGAGCGGGCGGTGAACGGCCTGGAAGCGGTGGAGCGGATGAAGAACGCCCGGAAGGGTGAATTCGACCTGATCTTCATGGATATCCAGATGCCGGTGATGAATGGCATTGAGGCCACGAAGCAGATCCGGGCCCTGGAGGATCCCTGGGCCAGGCAGATCCCAATCATCGCCATGACGGCGGACGCCTTCTCCGAGAACGTAGCGGAATGCTTTGAGGCCGGAATGAACGGCCATATCGCCAAACCGATTGACATGAAGATCGTGCTGAAGGAAATCAGAAGAATCAAGGAGGAGAACAGGGCATGA
- a CDS encoding ABC transporter ATP-binding protein, translated as MESNLQRVKTVFRSPVYKSIHRWARPFRGAILGISLLGILGTLLSLWLTLVTKELIDGAVSHDSSLLWKYGVLLVMIIAVERLISVLGSWLRTRTSARMQLEMQHQVTASLMDKEYPALKPFHSGELVSRVFSDVSVVKDGVLNLLPSVLRIIVSFVGAAGILISMDWRFIPVLIIAGFLGVILTAAFRNPMKRRHKRMQDAQAKLHASTQETIENVRLIKASVSEERAMDNMDEHREHLAKEQIRNGKLNIALNNGMGSLFDISWLVCNLWGCVKIYQGTFTYGGLAALIQLVGRIQGPIANAISLVSEAYGVVASAERLQEVIGLPDEVVGDKLDNFDEIRMEGVHFQYAENEEDVLVDVDGTIQRGDFVALTGISGGGKTSLFQLLLGIYKPTAGSVSFVSGGKKVPACKGTRNLFAYVPQGNMLMSGTLKDNLTMFTDHTTDEEIQEAVKAACLDELVGKIGMEAKLGERGIGLSEGQAQRVAIARALLSNAPILLLDEATSALDEETEAQVLRNIDAMRNKTVIIVTHRKAALGICDRIFHLQEGRLTASAVQNS; from the coding sequence ATGGAAAGCAATTTGCAAAGAGTTAAGACTGTATTTCGCAGTCCGGTCTACAAGTCTATTCATCGGTGGGCAAGGCCGTTTCGTGGAGCAATCTTGGGGATTTCTTTGTTGGGAATCCTAGGCACCTTGTTATCCCTTTGGCTGACTTTGGTGACAAAGGAACTGATTGATGGAGCAGTAAGCCATGACAGCAGTTTGCTCTGGAAATATGGCGTTCTGTTAGTTATGATCATTGCTGTAGAACGGTTGATTTCAGTGCTTGGATCCTGGCTGCGGACTAGGACTTCTGCAAGGATGCAGCTTGAAATGCAACATCAGGTAACAGCCAGCCTGATGGACAAAGAATATCCAGCACTGAAACCTTTTCACAGTGGTGAACTGGTAAGCCGCGTCTTCAGTGATGTGAGCGTTGTAAAAGATGGCGTGCTGAATTTATTACCATCTGTTCTGCGTATTATAGTTTCTTTTGTGGGTGCTGCGGGCATCCTCATCAGCATGGACTGGCGGTTTATTCCGGTTCTGATTATCGCGGGATTCTTGGGTGTCATATTAACTGCTGCTTTCCGAAATCCCATGAAACGGCGCCATAAGCGGATGCAGGATGCCCAGGCAAAACTGCATGCCAGCACACAGGAAACCATAGAGAATGTAAGGTTGATTAAAGCTTCTGTCAGTGAAGAACGGGCAATGGATAACATGGATGAGCACCGCGAACACCTGGCAAAGGAACAGATTCGTAATGGAAAGTTGAATATTGCCCTGAACAACGGTATGGGTAGTTTGTTTGATATCAGCTGGCTGGTGTGTAACCTGTGGGGATGTGTTAAGATCTATCAGGGTACTTTTACATATGGCGGACTTGCTGCACTGATTCAGTTGGTTGGACGGATTCAGGGACCGATTGCCAATGCGATCAGCCTGGTAAGCGAGGCATATGGTGTGGTTGCTTCTGCTGAGAGACTTCAGGAAGTAATTGGACTGCCAGATGAAGTGGTTGGGGATAAACTTGACAACTTTGATGAAATCCGGATGGAGGGCGTCCACTTCCAGTATGCAGAAAACGAAGAGGATGTGCTTGTGGACGTTGATGGAACGATACAGAGGGGTGACTTTGTTGCACTGACCGGAATTTCCGGTGGCGGCAAGACAAGCCTATTCCAGCTGCTATTGGGAATATATAAGCCTACCGCAGGCAGTGTGTCGTTTGTTTCCGGCGGTAAGAAGGTTCCGGCATGCAAGGGAACCAGAAACCTGTTTGCCTATGTGCCCCAGGGTAATATGCTCATGAGCGGTACGCTGAAGGACAACCTGACCATGTTTACCGATCACACAACTGATGAAGAGATCCAGGAAGCTGTGAAGGCAGCCTGTTTGGATGAACTGGTTGGGAAGATCGGAATGGAAGCAAAACTGGGTGAACGCGGTATTGGCCTTTCCGAAGGCCAGGCGCAGCGTGTGGCGATTGCCAGGGCGCTGTTGAGCAACGCGCCGATACTGCTGCTGGATGAAGCCACAAGCGCACTGGATGAAGAAACTGAAGCCCAGGTGCTGCGAAATATAGACGCAATGCGGAACAAGACGGTGATAATTGTGACGCATAGGAAGGCCGCACTGGGAATTTGTGATCGGATATTCCATTTGCAGGAGGGTAGACTGACAGCAAGTGCAGTTCAGAATTCATAA
- a CDS encoding NAD-dependent epimerase/dehydratase family protein, with protein MKTRIDLNNQTILITGAAGFIGAALTQRILREFSGCTVVGLDNMNDYYDPALKEYRCLQNKNAEMDGKCEYNFIRGSIADKELVDELFQKYNFDVVVNLAAQAGVRYSIDHPDVYIESNIVGFYNILEACRHSYDNGNSGVQHLIYASSSSVYGGNKKVPFSTDDPVDHPVSLYAATKKSNELLAHSYAKLYNIPSTGLRFFTVYGPAGRPDMFYFSATNRLIKGQDIQIFNYGNCKRDFTYIDDIVEGILRVMQGAPEKKIGEDGLPIPPYAIYNIGGGQPENLLDYVQTLQEELVRAGVLPENYDFDAHKKLVAMQPGDVPVTYADSTGLERDYGFTPKIGIQEGLRKFAEWYKDFYML; from the coding sequence ATGAAAACGAGAATTGATCTTAATAATCAAACAATCCTGATTACTGGCGCAGCAGGTTTTATTGGTGCAGCTTTAACACAGCGCATTCTGCGGGAATTTTCCGGATGTACCGTAGTCGGACTGGATAACATGAATGATTACTACGATCCTGCACTGAAGGAATATCGCTGTCTGCAGAATAAGAATGCGGAAATGGATGGAAAATGCGAATATAACTTCATACGCGGAAGCATTGCTGACAAAGAACTAGTGGATGAACTATTCCAGAAATATAATTTTGATGTTGTGGTGAATCTGGCAGCACAAGCGGGTGTACGCTACAGCATAGATCATCCAGATGTCTATATCGAGAGCAATATCGTTGGTTTCTATAACATCCTAGAAGCATGCCGTCATAGTTATGATAACGGTAATTCTGGAGTTCAGCATTTGATCTATGCTTCTAGCAGCAGCGTATATGGCGGAAACAAGAAAGTACCCTTTAGCACAGACGATCCGGTGGATCATCCGGTAAGCTTATATGCAGCCACCAAAAAGAGTAATGAATTATTGGCACACAGCTATGCTAAGCTTTATAATATTCCCAGTACGGGTTTGAGATTCTTCACCGTATATGGACCTGCTGGAAGGCCGGATATGTTCTATTTCTCTGCAACCAACAGGCTGATTAAGGGACAAGATATTCAGATCTTTAACTATGGGAACTGTAAAAGAGACTTCACCTATATTGATGATATCGTAGAAGGCATTCTGCGTGTTATGCAGGGTGCACCGGAGAAAAAGATTGGGGAGGACGGACTTCCGATTCCTCCTTATGCTATATATAACATCGGCGGAGGACAGCCTGAAAACCTTTTGGATTATGTACAGACGCTCCAGGAAGAACTGGTACGGGCGGGCGTGTTGCCGGAGAATTATGACTTTGATGCACATAAGAAGCTTGTTGCTATGCAGCCAGGAGATGTACCGGTGACTTATGCGGATTCGACTGGGTTAGAAAGAGACTATGGGTTTACACCGAAAATCGGGATACAGGAAGGGTTAAGAAAGTTTGCAGAGTGGTATAAAGACTTTTATATGCTATGA
- a CDS encoding putative bifunctional diguanylate cyclase/phosphodiesterase, whose translation MAENQTSFRPSEEKRRILLVDDEVINQEILQMMLRDTYEVVPALTGKEALDILHEQYEILNLVLLDLNLPDIHGLEVLWEMKNDSRYARIPVIVMTADSDAEVECLTLGAIDFIPKPYPRQEVVLARVRRTIELSEDRDILHWTERDRLTGLYNKDFFCRYAVQLDARHKDYPTDAILLNVNHFHTINERYGKKYGDELLREIGQKALEFVEEAGGIACRSEADNFLLYCPSREDYASLLEKVSVRMPGSGNGEGENRVRIRMGVYAGVDKELDVEQRFDRAKSAADTVKGNFTKNIAVYDDSLHDREMLEQQLIEDFPAALREKQFDVYFQPKFDVRPEKPVMCSAEALVRWKHPKLGMISPGIFIPLFENNGLIFQLDCYVWTEAAGRIRDWKERLGITLPVSVNVSRVDMYEPGLVDLLRELCEQNGLHDGELLLEVTESAYTGNSEQIVEKVRQLREIGFRIEMDDFGSGYSSLNMLSTLPIDALKLDMQFIRNAFKEKKDTRLLEMMIRLAETFRVPVIAEGVETAEQVAALKEMGCDIIQGYYFSRPLPGADFETFMLENRPAGGDCFRPKEG comes from the coding sequence ATGGCGGAGAACCAGACGAGTTTTCGTCCTTCTGAAGAAAAAAGAAGAATCCTGCTGGTGGACGATGAGGTGATTAACCAGGAGATCCTGCAGATGATGCTGCGGGATACCTATGAGGTTGTGCCGGCACTGACGGGGAAAGAGGCTCTGGATATCCTGCATGAGCAGTATGAGATCCTGAACCTGGTGCTGCTGGATCTGAACCTTCCGGATATCCATGGGCTGGAAGTGCTGTGGGAGATGAAGAACGACAGCCGGTACGCCCGGATTCCGGTCATCGTTATGACCGCGGACAGTGACGCGGAAGTGGAATGCCTGACGCTGGGCGCCATTGACTTTATACCCAAGCCCTATCCCCGGCAGGAAGTGGTGCTGGCCCGGGTTCGCCGGACCATTGAATTGAGTGAGGACCGGGATATCCTGCACTGGACGGAGCGGGACCGGCTGACGGGACTGTATAACAAGGACTTCTTCTGCCGGTATGCCGTGCAGCTGGACGCGCGCCATAAGGATTATCCGACAGACGCGATTCTTTTGAATGTGAATCACTTCCATACGATCAACGAACGGTACGGGAAGAAGTACGGGGATGAACTGCTGCGGGAGATCGGGCAGAAAGCCCTGGAATTTGTGGAGGAGGCAGGCGGCATCGCCTGCCGGAGTGAAGCGGATAATTTCCTCCTGTACTGCCCGAGCCGGGAGGATTATGCTTCTCTGCTTGAAAAGGTTTCAGTACGGATGCCCGGCAGCGGAAACGGAGAGGGTGAGAACCGGGTCCGGATCCGGATGGGCGTCTATGCCGGCGTGGACAAGGAACTGGATGTGGAACAGCGGTTTGACCGGGCAAAGAGCGCGGCTGATACCGTGAAGGGAAACTTCACGAAGAACATCGCGGTATATGACGATTCCCTGCATGACCGGGAGATGTTGGAGCAGCAGCTGATTGAGGATTTCCCGGCGGCGCTGCGGGAAAAGCAGTTTGACGTATACTTCCAGCCGAAGTTTGACGTGCGGCCGGAGAAGCCGGTGATGTGCAGCGCGGAAGCACTGGTGCGGTGGAAGCATCCCAAACTGGGGATGATCTCCCCGGGGATCTTTATTCCGCTGTTTGAGAATAACGGCCTCATCTTCCAGCTGGACTGCTACGTCTGGACAGAAGCAGCTGGACGGATCCGGGACTGGAAGGAACGGCTGGGGATTACGCTGCCGGTATCGGTAAACGTCTCCCGGGTTGATATGTATGAGCCGGGACTGGTGGATCTGCTTCGGGAACTCTGTGAGCAAAATGGTTTGCATGACGGAGAGCTGCTGCTGGAAGTGACGGAGTCCGCGTATACGGGGAATTCGGAACAGATTGTGGAGAAGGTCAGGCAGCTGCGGGAGATCGGGTTCCGGATTGAGATGGATGACTTCGGATCCGGATACTCCTCGCTGAATATGCTGTCCACGCTGCCCATTGACGCGCTGAAACTGGATATGCAGTTTATCCGGAATGCCTTTAAGGAGAAGAAGGATACAAGGCTCCTGGAGATGATGATCCGCCTGGCGGAAACCTTCCGGGTACCGGTGATCGCGGAAGGCGTGGAGACGGCGGAGCAGGTGGCAGCCCTGAAGGAAATGGGCTGCGACATCATCCAGGGCTATTATTTCTCCAGGCCGCTGCCGGGGGCTGATTTTGAAACCTTTATGCTGGAAAACAGGCCGGCGGGCGGGGACTGCTTCCGGCCGAAGGAAGGGTGA
- a CDS encoding Hpt domain-containing protein yields MTIAELKALGVDTEQGLTRCMNNEGFYFRLVKMAAQDANFEKLFSSVESGDLDGAFAAAHALKGTTSNLALTPILTPVCEITEMLREKKETDYSALVQVIREEREKLLGICGE; encoded by the coding sequence ATGACGATTGCGGAACTGAAGGCATTGGGCGTGGATACCGAACAGGGTCTGACACGGTGCATGAACAATGAGGGGTTCTATTTCCGGCTGGTGAAGATGGCCGCTCAAGACGCCAACTTTGAGAAGCTGTTTTCCAGCGTTGAGAGCGGGGACCTGGACGGAGCCTTTGCCGCGGCGCATGCCCTGAAGGGAACTACGAGCAACCTGGCCCTGACGCCGATTCTGACCCCGGTGTGCGAGATCACAGAAATGCTGCGGGAGAAGAAGGAGACGGACTATTCCGCACTGGTTCAGGTGATCCGGGAAGAACGGGAGAAGTTATTGGGGATTTGCGGGGAATGA
- a CDS encoding PqqD family protein, protein MKMKCAFEAVDMGSEVIAVPVGNGADQVHGVLKLNKTGLEIIQILEKDTTIEEIISQLTSKYDNNEDTIAEYVRDIVELLRSNNLIEE, encoded by the coding sequence ATGAAGATGAAATGCGCTTTCGAAGCGGTTGATATGGGATCAGAAGTTATTGCGGTACCTGTGGGAAACGGCGCTGATCAGGTACATGGTGTATTGAAACTGAACAAAACTGGGCTGGAAATAATTCAAATTCTTGAAAAAGATACAACAATAGAGGAGATTATATCCCAATTGACATCAAAATACGATAATAATGAAGATACTATAGCTGAATATGTTCGAGATATTGTGGAACTTTTGAGAAGTAACAATCTTATTGAGGAATAA
- a CDS encoding nucleotidyltransferase family protein, with the protein MKCVILAAGYATRLYPLTENFPKPLLKVQGKTILDWLLEDIDSAGCVDQYILISNHKFAEHFQKWADNHKLPITVLDDGTENNETRLGAVRDIQFAIEKEKLTDDLLVIAGDNLLDFSLVDYIEYQKNKNTTCIMRYYEPDINKLRKAGVAVVDDQDRIISMEEKPAEPKSNWCTPPFYIYKAEDVPLVKKGIGSGCGVDAPGSFIAWLSGQTTVHAYEMPGKRYDIGNLESYQMVQEIYRGLK; encoded by the coding sequence ATGAAATGTGTCATCCTGGCGGCTGGATATGCTACACGGCTTTATCCGCTGACGGAGAATTTCCCCAAACCTTTATTGAAAGTACAGGGCAAGACAATCCTTGACTGGCTGCTGGAAGATATCGATAGTGCGGGATGTGTTGATCAGTATATCTTGATTAGTAACCATAAGTTTGCTGAACATTTCCAGAAATGGGCAGATAATCACAAACTCCCCATTACTGTGCTGGATGATGGGACAGAAAACAATGAAACGCGCCTGGGTGCAGTGAGGGATATTCAGTTTGCTATTGAGAAAGAGAAACTGACAGATGATCTGCTTGTCATTGCTGGGGATAATTTGCTTGATTTCTCTTTGGTAGATTATATTGAATATCAGAAGAATAAGAACACTACCTGCATCATGCGGTACTATGAACCGGATATCAATAAACTCCGGAAAGCAGGTGTGGCAGTAGTGGATGATCAGGATCGGATCATTTCCATGGAAGAAAAACCTGCTGAACCGAAAAGTAACTGGTGCACACCGCCTTTTTACATTTACAAAGCGGAAGATGTACCGCTCGTAAAGAAGGGAATAGGGAGTGGATGTGGGGTGGACGCGCCAGGAAGCTTTATTGCGTGGCTGAGTGGGCAAACTACTGTGCATGCTTATGAAATGCCTGGGAAACGGTATGATATCGGAAATTTGGAAAGCTATCAGATGGTGCAGGAAATCTATAGGGGGTTGAAATAA
- a CDS encoding acyltransferase family protein: MGECKENKMILSLQAIRAIACLMIFMYHGVGSRFNCGGVWGVSVFFVMSGFVMVYSYWKRPVEPTIKSATTFAIRKIKKLFPLHVIMLIVGLIREILIQHEISVQSEIIKLGITIPLLQTWSSEWYQALNSVDWYLSVTLFLYFIFPFILNAIKKRTPNKKETFLYILCIYTTQIIIGAVFHFFIPNIDIKWIVYCFPLYRLGDFAIGCLVGYLFTFKRDNISLWKKNTSKAEILILPFTILSWAIYYFSDESMKWFSYTCLFLPFSVGLIAIFAKGDGTISRIITNRILLFVASVSSYFFLIHRQVLYYVEYGIKLIFHVENNRLILFITIIVGFALTLLAIKIYQMIEKRLWKKGI; encoded by the coding sequence ATGGGTGAATGTAAGGAAAATAAAATGATTTTATCTCTGCAAGCAATTCGAGCAATTGCCTGCTTAATGATTTTTATGTATCACGGAGTAGGTTCAAGGTTTAATTGTGGTGGAGTCTGGGGAGTCTCAGTTTTCTTTGTCATGTCTGGTTTTGTTATGGTGTATTCTTATTGGAAGAGACCTGTTGAACCAACAATAAAGAGTGCAACTACTTTCGCGATTCGAAAAATCAAAAAGTTGTTCCCATTGCATGTTATAATGCTGATTGTAGGATTAATCCGAGAGATTTTAATTCAGCATGAAATATCAGTTCAATCTGAGATAATAAAATTGGGGATAACAATACCATTATTACAAACTTGGTCTTCTGAATGGTACCAAGCTCTTAATAGCGTCGATTGGTATCTTTCAGTGACATTATTTCTATATTTTATTTTTCCTTTTATTTTGAATGCTATAAAAAAACGTACGCCAAATAAGAAAGAAACATTTCTTTATATTTTATGCATATATACTACACAAATAATAATCGGCGCTGTTTTTCATTTCTTTATTCCCAACATTGATATTAAGTGGATTGTCTATTGTTTCCCATTATATCGGCTTGGAGATTTTGCAATAGGTTGTTTGGTTGGATATCTTTTTACATTCAAGCGTGACAATATTTCTTTATGGAAGAAGAATACATCTAAAGCTGAAATCCTAATCTTACCTTTTACTATTCTATCTTGGGCGATTTATTACTTTTCGGATGAATCCATGAAATGGTTTTCCTATACATGTTTATTTCTCCCTTTTTCTGTGGGATTAATTGCGATTTTTGCAAAAGGAGATGGAACGATTTCCAGAATTATTACAAATCGTATTCTACTTTTTGTTGCCAGTGTCAGTTCATATTTTTTTCTAATACATAGACAAGTATTATACTATGTAGAGTATGGCATAAAACTAATATTCCACGTTGAGAATAATAGGCTTATTCTCTTTATTACTATTATTGTTGGATTTGCTCTAACTTTGCTTGCAATCAAAATATATCAAATGATTGAAAAACGTTTATGGAAGAAAGGCATTTAA